One Cohnella candidum genomic region harbors:
- a CDS encoding TetR/AcrR family transcriptional regulator, with translation MDDELGESLPRGVALSWGLVKPPQRGPKREMSVEKIVDAAIAIADKEGLSALSMSRVAEALGFTTMSLYRYVPSKDDLLLLMQNAASKLEIPPDEDDTDWRQKIRVYVRASIQAFRDHPWFGDIPVTGVPLMPNNLQIVDWALRALDGLPLNDFEKMSTVLLVSSYARSVGIIQRDFDRAIQAGASPGSFTGLDYTNALRQLVTPDRFPNLHPLVASGVYTEESPQENPVGDDFDWGLERILDGIEAYLTAKKTK, from the coding sequence ATGGACGATGAGCTTGGGGAAAGTCTGCCCCGCGGCGTCGCGTTAAGCTGGGGGCTCGTCAAGCCGCCGCAGCGAGGGCCGAAGCGGGAGATGAGCGTGGAGAAGATCGTCGACGCGGCGATCGCCATCGCCGACAAAGAAGGGCTTTCCGCCTTGTCCATGAGCCGCGTAGCGGAAGCGCTCGGATTCACGACGATGTCGCTTTACCGTTACGTTCCGAGCAAGGACGACTTGCTGCTGCTGATGCAGAATGCGGCAAGCAAATTGGAGATCCCGCCGGATGAGGACGATACGGACTGGCGGCAGAAGATTCGCGTATACGTGCGGGCGAGCATACAAGCTTTCCGTGACCATCCTTGGTTCGGCGACATTCCGGTCACGGGAGTGCCGCTCATGCCGAACAACCTGCAGATCGTGGATTGGGCACTGCGGGCACTGGACGGTCTCCCCCTGAACGACTTCGAGAAAATGTCGACCGTGCTCCTCGTGAGCAGTTACGCGCGCTCCGTCGGAATCATTCAGCGGGATTTTGACCGCGCGATCCAGGCCGGCGCCAGTCCGGGGTCCTTCACGGGTCTCGACTATACCAATGCGTTAAGACAGCTGGTCACGCCCGATCGTTTCCCGAATCTGCATCCGCTCGTCGCGTCGGGCGTCTACACCGAAGAGAGCCCTCAGGAGAACCCGGTCGGCGACGACTTCGATTGGGGACTGGAGCGGATTCTGGATGGCATCGAGGCTTATCTGACCGCAAAGAAAACGAAATAA
- a CDS encoding ATP-binding cassette domain-containing protein: MAKAAIEIAGLRKSFGRQAVLNGIDLNVPEGTIFALLGPNGAGKTTLIHILSGLVPSDEGSVRVAGHDISRDKNAVKQSISLTGQFAAVDEVLTGEENLTMMGRLSGLAAKEAKARTAQLLEHFDLVQAARKRVKTYSGGMRRRLDLAISLVVSRPIIFLDEPTTGLDTRSRRALWDIILQLAAQGITVFLTTQYLEEADELADRIAVISGGKIVAQGTAEELKSRIGTDVIELRNEKDEVIREVPTGGGIDEVKRALDELIHAAPAGTRVGIRRPSMDDVFLALTTHSQEGSPV, encoded by the coding sequence ATGGCGAAAGCCGCTATTGAAATCGCCGGGCTGCGTAAGTCGTTCGGCCGGCAGGCGGTACTGAACGGTATCGATTTGAACGTCCCGGAAGGAACCATTTTCGCGCTGCTCGGCCCGAACGGGGCCGGCAAGACGACTCTCATCCACATCCTGTCGGGGTTAGTACCGTCCGACGAGGGCTCGGTACGCGTGGCGGGACATGATATCTCCCGCGATAAGAACGCGGTGAAGCAATCGATCAGCCTCACCGGCCAGTTCGCTGCGGTCGACGAAGTGCTTACGGGCGAAGAAAACCTGACGATGATGGGCCGGCTTTCCGGACTCGCGGCGAAGGAAGCGAAAGCCAGAACCGCGCAGTTGCTGGAGCACTTCGATCTTGTGCAGGCCGCACGCAAACGCGTGAAAACCTACTCGGGAGGCATGAGGCGCCGCTTGGACCTCGCCATCAGCCTCGTGGTCAGCCGGCCCATCATTTTCCTGGACGAACCGACGACCGGCCTGGACACGCGCAGCCGGCGCGCGCTTTGGGACATTATCCTTCAACTCGCCGCGCAAGGCATCACGGTGTTCCTGACGACGCAGTACCTGGAAGAGGCGGATGAGCTGGCGGACCGGATCGCGGTCATCTCGGGAGGCAAGATCGTCGCGCAAGGCACGGCTGAAGAACTGAAATCGCGAATCGGCACGGACGTCATCGAGCTGCGGAACGAGAAGGACGAAGTGATCCGGGAGGTTCCGACCGGAGGCGGCATCGACGAAGTCAAACGCGCGCTCGACGAGCTCATCCACGCCGCGCCGGCGGGAACGAGAGTCGGCATTCGCCGGCCCAGCATGGACGACGTTTTCCTGGCTTTGACCACCCACTCACAGGAGGGATCCCCCGTATGA
- a CDS encoding ABC transporter permease, producing the protein MITQAAPAKAPSFFSTSTVFIGRSIRHSLRNTEALLMAIMLPIMLMLLFTYVFGGALDPGGNYVDYVVPGIILLCAGFGSSSTAVDVSGDMTNGIIDRFRTMPIHSKNVILGHVTASLARNLLATAVVIGVALLVGFNPTATFMEWLGAIGVITLFILAFTWLYAAIGLVAGNPAAASGYGFALLFLPYLSSAFVPTSTMPNWLQWIAENQPITPVIETIRSLLTGTPIDNQAWWAAGWCVLIILASYLWASWSFKRKAGRR; encoded by the coding sequence ATGATCACGCAAGCCGCGCCGGCCAAGGCGCCTTCCTTCTTCTCGACGAGCACGGTATTCATCGGCAGAAGCATCCGCCACAGCCTGCGCAACACCGAAGCGCTGCTCATGGCGATCATGCTTCCCATCATGCTCATGCTTCTGTTCACGTATGTATTCGGCGGCGCCCTCGACCCGGGCGGCAACTACGTCGACTATGTCGTTCCCGGAATCATCCTGCTGTGTGCAGGGTTCGGTTCGTCCAGCACGGCCGTCGACGTATCCGGGGACATGACGAACGGCATCATCGACCGCTTTCGGACGATGCCGATCCACAGCAAAAACGTCATTCTCGGTCACGTGACCGCCAGCCTGGCCCGCAACCTTCTCGCGACGGCGGTCGTGATCGGCGTTGCCTTGCTCGTTGGGTTCAACCCTACCGCTACCTTCATGGAATGGCTCGGGGCGATCGGCGTGATCACGCTGTTCATTCTCGCGTTCACCTGGTTGTACGCCGCCATCGGCCTGGTCGCCGGCAACCCGGCAGCGGCCAGCGGTTACGGATTCGCGCTGCTCTTCCTGCCCTACCTGTCCAGCGCTTTCGTTCCCACGTCGACGATGCCGAACTGGCTCCAATGGATTGCCGAGAACCAGCCCATCACGCCGGTCATCGAAACGATCCGCAGCCTGCTCACCGGCACCCCGATCGACAACCAGGCGTGGTGGGCGGCCGGCTGGTGCGTGCTGATCATCCTCGCCTCTTACTTATGGGCCTCGTGGTCGTTCAAACGAAAAGCGGGCCGCCGGTAA